One Spea bombifrons isolate aSpeBom1 chromosome 1, aSpeBom1.2.pri, whole genome shotgun sequence DNA window includes the following coding sequences:
- the LOC128488201 gene encoding C-X-C motif chemokine 10-like, whose amino-acid sequence MANKYLIIFCVLLYILPLTKGMSAPHQGQRCLCHKSSKRLNVKETTKIEIFPKSTSCERIEVIATIKDKSKTVKTKCINPKAKLVKEIISGKIRKMKGMRVINHLKA is encoded by the exons ATGGCAAACAAATATCTCATCATCTTCTGTGTTCTCCTGTACATTTTACCCCTGACAAAAG GAATGTCTGCTCCGCATCAAGGTCAACGTTGCTTATGCCACAAATCGAGTAAAAGACTAAATGTTAAAGAAACGACAAAAATTGAAATTTTTCCAAAAAGCACATCTTGTGAAAGAATTGAAGTTAT AGCTACCATCAAGGACAAAAGcaaaactgtaaaaacaaaatgcatcaaTCCTAAAGCAAAACTAGTAAAGGAAATAATCTCTGGAAAGATACG GAAAATGAAAGGCATGAGAGTGATCAATCATCTTAAAGCATAA